In Pectobacterium aroidearum, the following are encoded in one genomic region:
- a CDS encoding cytochrome P450, whose translation MGAVNSAGAKLTCCFFIRIWIMSGKTAVPQPPIKPVIGNLADVDPRNSIDSLMKLAKTYGPFFKMRIFSDEFYVASSQELVNELSDESLFEKKLSAELLELRYLGGDGLFTAHTHEPNWGKAHRILMPALGPLGVRSMFDKMLDISEQMFLRWERFGPDVDIDVADNMTRLTLDTIALCGFDYRFNSFYRDDLLPFVKAIVGSLKEAGLRVRRPGIVNKLMIPSTRQYRTDKALMYSVVEQLIAARKMDPKASEKNDLLNRMLNGVDPQTGEKLSDENIAHQMLTFLVAGHETTSGMLSFTVYFLLKNPNVLNKARAIVDEVLGDEIPRIEHLAQLRYLEQILMESLRMWPTAGGHVVSPTQDTILAGKYPLTPKDSIVILQPQLHRDVKAWGDDANLFKPERFGPDNAENLLPNSWQPFGSGKRACIGRMFAMQEAQLVLAMMLQRFDFELSDPSYELKIVEHLTIKPDNLKIRIRVRKPSKTLARGVTPKETSNKMAVMPVAKAQHHQDLIPLLVLHGGNTGSSEAFANRIAADAQRYGFASTLAALDDYAEKLPQTGALIVITASYEGMPPNNARHFVPWVEGLADDALSGLKFSVFGCGNLQWVRTYQAIPKRVDLALEHAGGQRIHERGVADSGGDFFGNFDDWYTKLWPALTTAFGRQGAVAEDAAELELEFVHTDRVSTLQIPDMGRGVVVENRELVDMTSPFARSKRHIEIRLPEGMAYRAGDYLAVLPRNSDDQIDRVLRRFGLSPDMMLVINQAPDVTGLPIGQPISCAELLGNYVELSQPATRAQVAALAAATRCPPEKMELEKLATEHYENDVLVPRLSVLDLLYRFQSCPTDFRRYLTMLPSIKARQYSISSSPAWKPDHVTLTVAVVDSPALSGIGRYKGVASNYLASLKPDDRIAIVVRPSSPFFHLPDDPSIPIILIGAGSGIAPFRGFLQERALQQAAGVRVGPALLFFGTGHPDVDYLYRDELAAWEKSHIVTVLPAFSHQPDGEVTFVQHRVWADRERIKTLFCNGGSLFVCGDGLRMVPEVRDMLLRIYREATGSNETDAMLWADKLEREQGRYVVDMFI comes from the coding sequence GTGGGGGCTGTAAACAGCGCAGGAGCGAAATTAACGTGTTGTTTCTTCATAAGGATATGGATTATGTCAGGAAAGACAGCTGTTCCCCAACCTCCCATCAAACCGGTCATTGGCAATTTGGCTGATGTGGATCCCCGTAATAGCATCGACAGTTTAATGAAATTAGCAAAAACATACGGCCCATTCTTTAAAATGCGAATTTTTAGCGATGAGTTTTATGTTGCCTCCTCTCAGGAACTCGTGAACGAGCTGAGTGATGAAAGTCTCTTTGAGAAAAAGTTAAGTGCAGAATTACTCGAATTACGTTATCTAGGCGGTGATGGACTTTTTACGGCTCATACTCATGAGCCGAATTGGGGTAAGGCGCATCGAATTTTGATGCCAGCATTAGGCCCGCTCGGTGTTCGCTCGATGTTCGATAAGATGCTGGATATTTCAGAGCAGATGTTTTTGCGTTGGGAGCGTTTTGGCCCCGATGTCGATATTGATGTTGCTGATAATATGACCCGGTTAACGCTGGATACGATCGCTCTCTGTGGGTTCGATTATCGCTTCAATAGCTTCTACCGTGATGATTTGTTGCCTTTCGTGAAAGCAATAGTCGGTTCGCTTAAAGAGGCCGGTTTACGTGTACGCCGACCTGGAATCGTGAATAAATTGATGATTCCTAGCACTCGCCAATACCGGACAGATAAAGCGCTGATGTATTCAGTGGTAGAGCAACTGATCGCGGCGAGAAAAATGGATCCGAAGGCGAGTGAAAAAAACGATCTGCTCAATCGCATGTTGAATGGCGTCGATCCGCAAACCGGGGAAAAACTGTCTGATGAGAATATTGCTCATCAGATGTTGACGTTTTTGGTTGCGGGCCATGAAACCACCAGCGGTATGCTTTCTTTCACTGTTTATTTTTTGTTGAAAAATCCAAACGTTCTGAATAAAGCGCGGGCTATCGTTGATGAGGTTCTTGGGGATGAAATACCCCGTATTGAGCACCTTGCTCAGCTACGCTATCTGGAACAGATACTGATGGAAAGTTTGCGTATGTGGCCTACTGCCGGGGGCCACGTCGTGAGTCCCACACAGGATACGATATTGGCGGGTAAATACCCCCTTACGCCAAAAGATTCGATCGTCATCCTTCAACCGCAGCTTCATCGTGATGTCAAAGCGTGGGGGGATGATGCCAATCTGTTCAAACCAGAGCGATTCGGACCAGATAATGCAGAGAATTTGCTGCCAAATTCCTGGCAGCCCTTTGGCTCCGGCAAACGCGCCTGCATTGGAAGAATGTTTGCTATGCAGGAAGCACAGCTTGTACTGGCAATGATGTTGCAGCGTTTTGATTTTGAACTGAGTGATCCTTCCTATGAGCTGAAGATTGTCGAACATCTGACGATTAAACCCGATAACTTGAAAATCCGCATTCGGGTGCGTAAACCGTCAAAAACGCTGGCACGAGGTGTCACGCCCAAAGAGACCTCAAACAAGATGGCCGTGATGCCTGTGGCCAAGGCACAGCACCATCAGGATCTTATCCCCTTATTGGTGCTGCATGGCGGCAATACCGGATCTTCAGAAGCATTCGCTAACCGTATCGCGGCTGATGCACAGAGATACGGTTTTGCCTCTACGCTCGCAGCGCTGGATGATTATGCTGAGAAATTACCGCAAACCGGTGCACTCATTGTTATCACTGCCTCTTATGAAGGGATGCCGCCGAACAATGCACGCCATTTTGTCCCTTGGGTTGAGGGGCTGGCGGATGATGCACTGTCAGGGCTGAAATTCAGCGTATTTGGTTGTGGTAACTTACAATGGGTGCGCACCTATCAGGCGATACCCAAGCGAGTGGATCTCGCACTTGAACATGCAGGGGGGCAGCGTATCCATGAGCGGGGCGTTGCCGATTCTGGTGGGGATTTTTTCGGCAATTTTGACGACTGGTACACCAAACTCTGGCCTGCGCTGACAACGGCATTCGGTAGACAGGGAGCCGTGGCTGAGGACGCAGCGGAACTCGAACTGGAATTTGTTCATACCGATCGCGTCAGTACATTACAGATTCCCGATATGGGACGTGGGGTTGTGGTTGAAAATCGAGAACTTGTCGACATGACATCACCTTTCGCACGTTCAAAAAGGCATATTGAAATCAGGTTGCCGGAAGGGATGGCATACCGAGCGGGAGATTATCTTGCCGTATTGCCGAGAAACTCAGATGATCAGATAGATCGCGTATTACGGCGTTTTGGTCTGTCACCCGATATGATGCTTGTCATTAATCAAGCTCCCGATGTCACGGGGTTGCCGATTGGACAACCCATTAGCTGTGCAGAGTTGTTGGGAAACTATGTTGAGCTGTCGCAACCGGCTACGCGGGCACAGGTCGCGGCATTGGCGGCGGCAACACGCTGCCCGCCGGAAAAAATGGAACTTGAAAAACTGGCCACGGAGCATTACGAGAATGACGTGCTGGTACCGCGTTTGAGCGTGCTGGATCTACTTTATCGCTTCCAATCTTGTCCGACTGATTTTCGCCGCTACCTTACAATGCTGCCATCTATTAAAGCACGGCAGTACTCAATATCATCATCGCCAGCATGGAAACCGGACCACGTTACGCTTACTGTCGCGGTCGTCGATTCGCCAGCGTTATCCGGTATAGGCCGTTACAAAGGCGTCGCCTCCAACTACCTTGCTTCTCTGAAACCTGACGATCGTATCGCCATTGTGGTACGCCCTTCTAGCCCGTTTTTCCATCTACCGGATGATCCTTCGATACCGATTATTTTGATCGGTGCAGGTTCAGGGATAGCGCCATTTCGTGGTTTTCTACAGGAACGTGCATTGCAGCAGGCGGCCGGAGTAAGGGTTGGTCCGGCGCTATTGTTTTTTGGCACAGGCCATCCCGATGTCGATTATCTCTATCGCGATGAGCTTGCTGCTTGGGAGAAAAGTCATATTGTGACGGTGTTGCCCGCATTTTCCCATCAGCCTGATGGGGAGGTTACCTTCGTTCAGCATCGCGTTTGGGCTGACAGGGAGCGTATTAAGACGCTCTTTTGCAACGGTGGTTCTCTCTTTGTTTGCGGGGATGGTTTGCGGATGGTCCCTGAGGTACGAGACATGCTGCTCCGTATTTACCGCGAAGCGACAGGGAGTAACGAAACGGATGCCATGCTCTGGGCTGATAAACTTGAGCGGGAGCAAGGGAGGTATGTGGTTGATATGTTCATCTGA